Proteins encoded in a region of the Haloarchaeobius salinus genome:
- a CDS encoding DUF6789 family protein gives MASSHSGAEEESEQFDRTAEREDELRAAMGAVAGGIVGTTVMTGVLLAVNAIYAPEISVFATLAELAGVGADNVALGMAMFLGAGALAWPLTFATLGAYLPGGTRARQGVVFALVLWTGFVVAFGSMYSGMDLAVFVVTSIATHITYGYLLGFVAGRLTGHRETPDIAV, from the coding sequence ATGGCAAGCAGTCACTCGGGTGCAGAAGAGGAGAGCGAGCAGTTCGACCGAACGGCCGAACGCGAGGACGAGCTGCGGGCGGCGATGGGAGCGGTCGCGGGCGGGATCGTCGGCACGACCGTGATGACGGGCGTCTTGCTGGCGGTGAACGCGATATACGCGCCGGAGATCAGCGTGTTCGCGACGCTCGCGGAGCTCGCGGGCGTCGGAGCCGACAACGTCGCCCTCGGGATGGCGATGTTCCTCGGAGCCGGGGCGCTCGCCTGGCCGCTCACCTTCGCCACGCTCGGTGCGTACCTGCCGGGTGGGACCCGTGCCAGACAGGGCGTCGTCTTCGCGCTCGTGCTCTGGACTGGTTTCGTCGTCGCGTTCGGGAGCATGTACTCCGGGATGGACCTCGCGGTGTTCGTCGTCACGTCCATCGCCACCCACATCACGTACGGCTACCTGCTCGGCTTCGTCGCCGGGCGGCTGACCGGCCACCGCGAGACCCCCGACATCGCCGTCTGA
- a CDS encoding phosphatase PAP2 family protein translates to MVRLEAASETIRAAFPNGLVDIYAAVTALGNPGLLTVLLALVYWGYRREETATVVGYAFLAFALVLFLKELFAMPRPPESVMLVAEDGYGFPSGHAIAGVVVYGGLAVEFDWFEEPPKALAAGLLAVSVGFSRVVLGVHYLGDVLVGAALGLGVLAVGHLLWRDRPAVGYGLGAVVAVPAVVVSAADPQTVAVLGSCLGGVWACRTIRPLPVDRGRAERAFLLAVGIVLAVVLVAVQVALETNRPAQFVVGVATVAAILGLPALLDRADAFDLVQRVTG, encoded by the coding sequence ATGGTTCGACTGGAGGCAGCGAGCGAGACGATCCGGGCGGCGTTCCCGAACGGACTCGTCGATATCTACGCGGCCGTGACCGCGCTCGGCAACCCCGGCCTGCTGACGGTGCTGCTGGCGCTGGTCTACTGGGGGTACCGCCGCGAGGAGACCGCGACGGTCGTCGGCTACGCCTTTCTCGCGTTCGCGCTCGTACTGTTCCTGAAGGAGCTCTTCGCGATGCCGCGCCCTCCGGAGTCGGTCATGCTCGTCGCGGAGGACGGCTACGGCTTCCCGAGCGGGCACGCCATCGCCGGGGTCGTCGTCTACGGCGGGCTCGCAGTGGAGTTCGACTGGTTCGAGGAGCCGCCGAAGGCCCTGGCTGCGGGCCTGCTCGCCGTCTCGGTCGGGTTCTCGCGGGTCGTCCTCGGCGTCCACTACCTCGGTGACGTGCTCGTGGGGGCGGCGCTCGGGCTGGGCGTCCTCGCCGTCGGGCACCTGCTCTGGCGCGACCGGCCGGCGGTCGGCTACGGCCTCGGCGCGGTCGTCGCCGTGCCGGCCGTCGTGGTCTCCGCGGCCGACCCGCAGACGGTGGCGGTCCTCGGGTCCTGTCTCGGCGGCGTCTGGGCCTGCCGGACGATACGGCCGCTCCCGGTGGACCGCGGGCGCGCCGAGCGGGCGTTCCTGCTCGCCGTCGGTATCGTGCTCGCGGTCGTTCTCGTCGCGGTGCAGGTCGCACTGGAGACCAACCGGCCGGCGCAGTTCGTCGTCGGGGTGGCGACCGTCGCGGCCATCCTGGGACTCCCCGCGTTGCTCGACCGTGCCGACGCGTTCGACCTCGTCCAGCGCGTCACGGGCTGA
- a CDS encoding AAA domain-containing protein produces the protein MSVRGIVTTVGEERSVNTSHGTSELVEVGLERPEDTPTTVTLWGRWTETAAVLEPGMELLVTEPKQEEYEGELSYSTTGDSYVVVEPDFLVNVTDVRQWVQCPRMYYLNKLSSVPLAYPVVKGTVVHEVFGDLLRGREFDEAVSDRVAEQALELGLLDRTAEDVEREVAQNAQAIAGWLQQGRLADEDEWRSERLLVSETFGIKGRADAIRRGQPVELKTGKNLKSEPRFHDKIQAAAYALLLQERGVPADTGTLLYTKNEALDRDEFTGDFSPAKEFSIGDGLLKFVVRARNEIAAMEFDADVPTGYEADARCDYCFEQDTCMVVSGRLDQESKAGQIGTAIPEDEREYFERTYDAIEAERDAAHDEFVKLWRQTAAERADDDRALVDLEPVRKRELPAGRWELTARRTSAAVSKIREGDYVLASDGDPIRGHSELATVDRLGDEEIVLTADEPVDVHRLDVYPSDIGPSRLLTAVHDALLKGDERRKDVLFGRESPTFEPTDETFVDNNDAQDEAVRMAVTADDCALIHGPPGTGKTYTIAQAVRAMVERGERVLLSAFTNRAVDNALEAIRDTGFENDDLGDIVRIGTESGVREDMQDLRLRRHGDPQERAGELESASLVAATTATCGSTVMREQAFDVALVDEAGQLTEPGTLAAVNLADRFVLVGDHQQLPPVVRADTDLSRSLFERLIDTHPEASVLLDRQYRMSQRIQAFPSREFYDGQLRPATGEVAGRSLADLDHVDVGALPDSLRDGVSMVDTPGDDGRHTDAVEAAEVRRVVDAHLEAGLQPEEIGVIAPFRAQVAEITRDVPDGVAVDTVDRFQGSAKEVIVVSFVASGDLDSPIFEDYRRVNVALTRAKRSLVLVGDSETLATDEVYGRMVDWADR, from the coding sequence GTGAGCGTTCGCGGCATCGTCACGACGGTCGGGGAGGAGCGGTCGGTGAACACGAGCCACGGCACCAGTGAACTCGTGGAGGTCGGGCTGGAGCGACCCGAGGACACCCCGACGACCGTCACGCTGTGGGGCCGCTGGACCGAGACCGCAGCGGTGCTCGAACCGGGGATGGAGCTGCTGGTCACCGAGCCGAAACAGGAGGAGTACGAGGGCGAACTCTCGTACTCGACGACGGGCGACTCGTACGTCGTCGTCGAGCCGGACTTCCTCGTCAACGTGACCGACGTGCGCCAGTGGGTGCAGTGCCCCCGGATGTACTACCTGAACAAGCTCTCCAGCGTCCCGCTCGCCTACCCCGTCGTGAAGGGGACCGTCGTCCACGAGGTGTTCGGCGACCTGCTCCGCGGCCGGGAGTTCGACGAGGCGGTGTCGGACCGCGTCGCGGAGCAGGCGCTCGAACTCGGCCTCCTCGACCGCACCGCCGAGGACGTCGAGCGCGAGGTGGCCCAGAACGCCCAGGCTATCGCGGGCTGGCTCCAGCAGGGCAGACTGGCGGACGAGGACGAGTGGCGCTCGGAGCGCCTGCTGGTCTCGGAGACGTTCGGCATCAAGGGACGGGCCGACGCCATCCGTCGGGGCCAGCCCGTCGAACTGAAGACCGGGAAGAACCTCAAGAGCGAGCCGCGATTCCACGACAAGATACAGGCCGCGGCGTACGCCCTCCTGCTGCAGGAGCGCGGCGTCCCCGCCGACACCGGCACGCTGCTGTACACGAAGAACGAGGCCCTGGACCGCGACGAGTTCACCGGCGACTTCTCGCCGGCGAAGGAGTTCTCCATCGGCGACGGCCTCCTGAAGTTCGTCGTCCGCGCCCGCAACGAGATCGCCGCGATGGAGTTCGACGCCGACGTGCCGACGGGCTACGAGGCCGACGCCAGGTGCGACTACTGCTTCGAGCAGGACACCTGCATGGTCGTCTCGGGCCGGCTGGACCAGGAGTCCAAGGCCGGCCAGATCGGTACCGCCATCCCCGAGGACGAGCGCGAGTACTTCGAGCGCACCTACGACGCCATCGAGGCCGAGCGCGACGCGGCCCACGACGAGTTCGTGAAGCTCTGGAGACAGACCGCCGCCGAGCGCGCGGACGACGACCGCGCGCTGGTCGACCTCGAACCCGTCCGGAAGCGCGAACTCCCCGCCGGCCGCTGGGAGCTGACGGCCCGGCGCACGTCCGCGGCCGTCTCGAAGATACGCGAGGGCGACTACGTGCTGGCGAGCGACGGCGACCCTATCCGGGGCCACTCCGAACTCGCGACGGTCGACCGTCTCGGTGACGAGGAGATCGTCCTCACCGCCGACGAGCCCGTCGACGTCCACCGGCTCGACGTCTACCCCTCGGACATCGGGCCCTCCCGCCTGCTCACCGCGGTCCACGACGCGCTGCTGAAGGGCGACGAGCGCCGGAAGGACGTGCTGTTCGGCCGCGAATCGCCGACGTTCGAACCCACGGACGAGACGTTCGTCGACAACAACGACGCACAGGACGAGGCGGTCAGGATGGCGGTCACCGCGGACGACTGCGCGCTCATCCACGGCCCACCCGGGACCGGCAAGACCTACACCATCGCACAGGCCGTCCGGGCGATGGTCGAACGCGGCGAGCGCGTCCTCCTCTCGGCGTTCACGAACCGCGCGGTGGACAACGCGCTGGAGGCGATTCGGGACACCGGGTTCGAGAACGACGACCTCGGCGACATCGTCCGCATCGGCACGGAATCGGGCGTCCGCGAGGACATGCAGGACCTCCGGCTGCGCCGTCACGGTGACCCGCAGGAGCGCGCCGGCGAACTCGAGTCCGCGAGCCTCGTCGCCGCGACGACCGCGACCTGCGGCTCGACCGTGATGCGCGAGCAGGCGTTCGACGTGGCGCTCGTCGACGAGGCCGGCCAGCTCACCGAGCCCGGCACCCTCGCGGCGGTCAACCTCGCCGACCGGTTCGTCCTCGTCGGCGACCACCAGCAGCTCCCGCCGGTCGTCCGCGCCGACACCGACCTCTCGCGGTCGCTGTTCGAGCGTCTCATCGACACCCACCCCGAGGCCAGCGTGCTGCTCGACCGGCAGTACCGGATGTCCCAGCGCATCCAGGCGTTCCCCTCGCGGGAGTTCTACGACGGCCAGCTCCGGCCCGCGACGGGCGAGGTTGCGGGCCGCTCGCTCGCCGACCTCGACCACGTCGACGTGGGGGCGCTGCCCGACTCGCTCCGGGACGGCGTCTCGATGGTCGACACACCGGGCGACGACGGCCGTCACACCGACGCCGTCGAGGCCGCGGAGGTCCGCCGGGTGGTCGACGCCCACCTCGAGGCCGGGCTGCAGCCCGAGGAGATCGGCGTCATCGCGCCGTTCCGGGCGCAGGTCGCCGAGATAACCCGGGACGTGCCGGACGGCGTCGCCGTCGACACGGTCGACCGCTTCCAGGGGTCGGCGAAGGAGGTCATCGTGGTCTCCTTCGTCGCCTCGGGCGACCTCGACAGTCCCATCTTCGAGGACTACCGCCGGGTGAACGTCGCGCTGACGCGGGCGAAGCGCTCGCTCGTGCTCGTCGGCGACAGCGAGACGCTCGCGACCGACGAGGTGTACGGCCGGATGGTCGACTGGGCGGACCGCTGA
- a CDS encoding nuclear transport factor 2 family protein, with protein sequence MTPEETVLDYYEALRRGEPLYPYFAEREETWKAAISTEYSGYDAVSEALREQTRTTDEWTVESEALSVTESEGSALFDDAVRMAWTDTRTGERYGFDSRWSGALEPVDGDEAEWGFVQMHVSAPQSI encoded by the coding sequence ATGACTCCCGAGGAGACCGTCCTGGACTACTACGAGGCGTTGCGCCGGGGCGAGCCGCTGTACCCGTACTTCGCCGAGCGCGAGGAGACGTGGAAGGCGGCCATCAGCACCGAGTACAGCGGCTACGACGCCGTCAGCGAGGCACTGCGAGAGCAGACACGCACGACCGACGAGTGGACCGTCGAGAGCGAGGCCCTGTCGGTCACCGAGAGCGAGGGGAGTGCGCTGTTCGACGACGCCGTTCGGATGGCCTGGACCGACACCCGGACGGGCGAGCGGTACGGCTTCGACTCGCGCTGGAGCGGCGCGCTCGAACCGGTCGACGGCGACGAGGCGGAGTGGGGGTTCGTCCAGATGCACGTGTCGGCACCGCAGTCCATCTGA
- a CDS encoding zinc-dependent metalloprotease, which produces MNLFHSVRAVASSGSGEGAIDWDAVVEAARAGTEPGSVALTAAERSGYATDVRDARDRVREVAAIDFDVPDTIEIQHRHHWIDANVATFRRVLEPLEGQQTDFLPGVARAVNTGTMSFMLGFLARNVLGQYDPLLLADEVDADHALYFVHPNIRQVAADLHVDFPRFRRWIAFHEVTHAAEFGAAPWLSSYLEERMEDGLEDLTHGGLDREAFREMNVAMTVVEGYAELLMDHAFDDEYADLRAKVDARRQGGGPLSKLAKRLLGLGLKRQQYERGKAFFEGVAALRGLEAAGLVWESPENLPTDDELDDPGTWISRMGI; this is translated from the coding sequence GTGAACCTCTTCCATAGCGTCCGTGCGGTCGCATCCTCCGGGAGCGGCGAGGGTGCCATCGACTGGGACGCCGTCGTCGAGGCGGCCCGCGCCGGCACGGAACCGGGCTCGGTCGCCCTGACCGCCGCCGAACGCTCGGGCTACGCGACAGACGTCCGGGACGCGCGCGACCGGGTCCGAGAGGTCGCCGCCATCGACTTCGACGTGCCGGACACCATCGAGATACAGCACCGCCACCACTGGATCGACGCCAACGTCGCCACCTTCCGGCGCGTGCTCGAACCGCTCGAGGGCCAGCAGACCGACTTCCTCCCCGGCGTCGCCCGCGCCGTCAACACCGGGACGATGTCGTTCATGCTGGGCTTCCTCGCGCGGAACGTCCTCGGCCAGTACGACCCGCTGTTGCTCGCCGACGAGGTCGACGCCGACCACGCGCTCTACTTCGTCCACCCGAACATCCGGCAGGTCGCGGCCGACCTCCACGTCGACTTCCCCCGGTTCCGCCGCTGGATCGCCTTCCACGAGGTGACCCACGCCGCCGAGTTCGGGGCGGCACCCTGGCTCTCCTCCTACCTCGAAGAGCGCATGGAGGACGGCCTCGAGGACCTCACCCACGGCGGGCTCGACAGGGAGGCGTTCCGCGAGATGAACGTCGCGATGACCGTCGTCGAGGGCTACGCCGAGCTCCTGATGGACCACGCGTTCGACGACGAGTACGCCGACCTCCGCGCGAAGGTCGACGCCCGCAGACAGGGCGGCGGTCCGCTCTCGAAGCTCGCGAAGCGGCTGCTCGGCCTCGGCCTGAAACGCCAGCAGTACGAGCGCGGCAAGGCGTTCTTCGAGGGCGTCGCCGCACTCCGCGGGCTGGAGGCCGCAGGGCTGGTCTGGGAGTCGCCCGAGAACCTGCCGACGGACGACGAGCTCGACGACCCCGGCACGTGGATCAGCCGGATGGGTATCTAG
- a CDS encoding M20/M25/M40 family metallo-hydrolase, with protein MDEHEREFLMELLETPSPSGYETRGQRVWVEYVEQFADEVHTDAYGNAVAVAEGSADAPSVAFTGHADEIGFAVNRIDDDGFLHLAPIGGSDRTVSKGQHVTVHTGDGPVSGVVTQTAIHLRERDKDEFEDITAQTVDIGAADGDAARETVEIGDPITFASGVEELMGSRIAGRALDNRVGTWASAEALRRAVAADVDATVYAVSTVQEELGAQGAKMVGTEVDADAVVVVDVSHVSDYPGGKADKAGDTELGGGPIVGRGGANHPVVAQAVRKAAADADIDVQLQADPNAGGTDARSFYTARGGVPTLNLGVPNRYMHTPVEVVDTEDLDAVADLLAAFAGQSGEYDTFAVDV; from the coding sequence ATGGACGAGCACGAACGCGAGTTCCTGATGGAGCTGCTGGAGACGCCGAGCCCGTCGGGCTACGAGACGCGCGGCCAGCGGGTGTGGGTCGAGTACGTCGAACAGTTCGCCGACGAGGTACACACGGACGCATACGGCAACGCGGTGGCGGTCGCAGAGGGGAGCGCCGACGCACCCTCCGTGGCGTTCACGGGCCACGCCGACGAGATCGGCTTCGCGGTCAACCGCATCGACGACGACGGCTTCCTCCACCTCGCGCCCATCGGGGGCTCCGACCGGACCGTCTCGAAGGGCCAGCACGTCACGGTCCACACCGGCGACGGACCGGTGTCGGGCGTCGTCACGCAGACCGCCATCCACCTGCGCGAGCGCGACAAGGACGAGTTCGAGGACATCACCGCACAGACCGTCGACATCGGGGCCGCGGACGGCGACGCGGCCCGCGAGACCGTCGAGATCGGCGACCCCATCACGTTCGCAAGCGGCGTCGAGGAGCTCATGGGCAGCCGCATCGCGGGCCGCGCGCTCGACAACCGCGTCGGCACGTGGGCGTCCGCCGAGGCGCTCCGCCGGGCCGTCGCGGCAGACGTCGACGCGACCGTGTACGCCGTCTCGACGGTTCAGGAGGAGCTCGGCGCGCAGGGCGCGAAGATGGTCGGAACGGAGGTCGACGCCGACGCGGTCGTCGTCGTCGACGTCTCCCACGTCTCGGACTACCCGGGCGGGAAGGCGGACAAGGCGGGCGACACCGAACTCGGCGGCGGTCCCATCGTCGGCCGCGGCGGCGCGAACCACCCGGTCGTCGCGCAGGCGGTGCGGAAGGCCGCGGCGGACGCGGACATCGACGTGCAGCTGCAGGCCGACCCGAACGCCGGCGGCACCGACGCGCGCTCGTTCTACACCGCCCGTGGCGGCGTCCCGACGCTGAACCTCGGCGTGCCGAACCGCTACATGCACACGCCCGTCGAGGTCGTCGACACCGAGGATCTGGACGCCGTCGCCGATCTGCTCGCCGCGTTCGCCGGCCAGAGCGGCGAGTACGACACGTTCGCCGTCGACGTGTAA
- a CDS encoding LSM domain-containing protein: MSESSGRPLDVLEASVGEQVTVRLKGGEEYDGELTGYDQHMNLVLDRGDNTTIIRGDNVVSITP, from the coding sequence ATGAGTGAATCGAGTGGCAGGCCGCTTGACGTGCTCGAAGCCTCCGTCGGCGAGCAGGTCACGGTCCGACTGAAAGGTGGCGAGGAGTACGACGGCGAGCTCACCGGCTACGACCAGCACATGAACCTCGTGCTGGACCGAGGCGACAACACAACCATTATACGAGGCGATAACGTCGTTTCGATAACTCCATGA
- a CDS encoding 50S ribosomal protein L37e: MTGAGTPSQGKKNTTTHVKCRRCGEKSYHVKKSVCSSCGFGKSAKRRDYEWQSKAGE; this comes from the coding sequence ATGACTGGTGCAGGAACCCCCTCCCAAGGCAAGAAGAACACCACGACGCACGTGAAGTGCCGACGGTGTGGTGAGAAGTCCTATCACGTGAAGAAAAGCGTCTGCTCCTCGTGTGGCTTCGGCAAGTCCGCCAAGCGGCGCGACTACGAGTGGCAGTCCAAGGCCGGCGAGTAA
- the purF gene encoding amidophosphoribosyltransferase → MTHGSGQSPHRSGPTEKCGVVGVALADRAAARPLYYSLYALQHRGQESAGIVTHDGFQQHDHVEMGLVGDAFDEADIDRLNGESGIGHVRYPTAGSVDKSCAQPFTVSFKSGSLALSHNGNLVNADEIRDELAGMGHAFTSDGDTEVIAHDLARNLLEADLVRAVKRTMSRIHGSYSLTIMHDETVLGVRDPEGNRPLCIGEIEDGYVLASESAAIDTLDGDLVRDVNPGELVVLHEDGSGFDSYQLVEQENTAHCFFEHVYFARPDSVIDDELVYEVRRELGRHLWDESGIETDVVMPVPDSGRAFASGYAEAAQEAGAGTEFAEGLMKNRYVGRTFIMPTQDERERAVRLKLNPIKSTVEGKTVTLIDDSIVRGTTSTQLVALLKDCGAEEVHMRIGAPPIVAPCYMGIDMATREELIAAGQDVADIQAEIEADSLAYLSIDAVADALNRSRADLCLGCVTGEYPYDIEGESTDREVERPVIEGQDLAADD, encoded by the coding sequence ATGACACACGGGTCGGGGCAGTCCCCGCACCGGAGCGGACCAACCGAGAAGTGCGGCGTCGTCGGCGTCGCGCTCGCCGACCGCGCCGCCGCGCGGCCGCTGTACTACTCCCTCTACGCGCTCCAGCACCGCGGGCAGGAGTCCGCGGGCATCGTCACCCACGACGGGTTCCAGCAGCACGACCACGTCGAGATGGGACTCGTCGGCGACGCCTTCGACGAGGCCGACATCGACCGGCTCAACGGTGAGTCCGGGATCGGCCACGTGCGCTATCCGACCGCCGGGAGCGTCGACAAGTCCTGCGCACAGCCGTTCACCGTCTCGTTCAAGTCGGGCTCGCTCGCGCTCTCGCACAACGGCAACCTCGTCAACGCCGACGAGATCCGCGACGAGCTGGCGGGCATGGGACACGCGTTCACCTCCGACGGCGACACCGAGGTCATCGCCCACGACCTCGCGCGGAACCTGCTGGAGGCCGACCTCGTACGGGCGGTCAAGCGCACGATGAGCCGCATCCACGGCTCGTACTCGCTGACCATCATGCACGACGAGACGGTGCTCGGCGTCCGCGACCCCGAGGGCAACCGTCCGCTCTGCATCGGCGAGATCGAGGACGGCTACGTGCTCGCCTCCGAATCGGCTGCCATCGACACGCTCGACGGCGACCTGGTCCGAGACGTGAACCCCGGCGAGCTCGTCGTCCTCCACGAGGACGGCTCCGGCTTCGACTCCTACCAGCTCGTCGAGCAGGAGAACACCGCGCACTGCTTCTTCGAGCACGTCTACTTCGCCCGGCCCGACTCCGTCATCGACGACGAGCTCGTCTACGAGGTGCGGCGCGAGCTCGGACGCCACCTCTGGGACGAGTCCGGCATCGAGACCGACGTCGTGATGCCCGTACCCGACTCCGGGCGTGCGTTCGCCTCCGGCTACGCCGAGGCCGCACAGGAGGCAGGGGCCGGCACCGAGTTCGCGGAGGGGCTGATGAAGAACCGCTACGTCGGCCGGACGTTCATCATGCCCACCCAGGACGAGCGCGAGCGCGCCGTCCGCCTGAAGCTCAATCCCATCAAGTCCACCGTCGAGGGCAAGACCGTCACGCTCATCGACGACTCCATCGTCCGCGGGACGACCTCGACCCAGCTCGTCGCCCTGCTCAAGGACTGCGGGGCCGAGGAGGTCCACATGCGCATCGGCGCACCGCCCATCGTCGCGCCCTGCTACATGGGCATCGACATGGCGACACGGGAGGAGCTCATCGCCGCGGGTCAGGACGTCGCGGACATCCAGGCGGAGATCGAGGCGGACTCGCTCGCGTACCTCTCCATCGACGCCGTCGCGGACGCCCTGAACCGCTCGCGGGCCGACCTCTGTCTCGGCTGCGTCACCGGCGAGTACCCGTACGACATCGAGGGCGAATCGACCGACCGCGAGGTCGAACGACCCGTCATCGAGGGGCAGGACCTCGCCGCCGACGACTGA
- a CDS encoding GNAT family N-acetyltransferase — translation MPGAVFLEGDDVDLCTIEKADAAFVTEALNDPEVRVPLGIAEPKNETQHEEWIEEQVSSDEGFNLLVVADDEPIGVINSNWLSERHGHAVMSAWLAADAQGQGYGADATSTFVDFLMNERRMQTVRAEAFAFNEASNAMLQSIGMERVGSIPNWAFVDGEYHDSHIYAVTAEQWRNRR, via the coding sequence ATGCCCGGAGCAGTCTTCCTGGAGGGCGACGACGTCGACCTCTGCACCATCGAGAAAGCGGATGCGGCGTTCGTCACCGAGGCCCTGAACGACCCCGAGGTGCGGGTCCCACTCGGCATCGCCGAGCCGAAGAACGAGACACAGCACGAGGAGTGGATCGAGGAGCAGGTGTCGAGCGACGAGGGCTTCAACCTGCTCGTGGTCGCCGACGACGAGCCCATCGGCGTCATCAACTCGAACTGGTTGAGCGAACGCCACGGCCACGCGGTCATGTCGGCGTGGCTCGCGGCCGACGCCCAGGGCCAGGGCTACGGCGCGGACGCGACTAGCACGTTCGTCGACTTCCTGATGAACGAACGGCGGATGCAGACGGTCCGCGCCGAAGCGTTCGCGTTCAACGAGGCGTCCAACGCGATGCTGCAGTCCATCGGCATGGAGCGCGTCGGCTCCATCCCGAACTGGGCGTTCGTCGACGGCGAGTACCACGACTCGCACATCTACGCCGTCACGGCCGAGCAGTGGCGGAACCGGCGCTGA
- a CDS encoding DUF420 domain-containing protein, with amino-acid sequence MQQTVKRNVPAVTAVFSIVSLALVFGAARQLIPKALLPAAPEWVLSAIPHVNAAISVVAVVVILAGLRAIKQGQYDRHRKLMLSATVLFVAFLALYLYKVALKGPNTFPGSGVAELAYLAILAIHMILAIACIPLLYYVLLLAVTRPMSELSETAHPKVGRIAAPLWLISFVLGTVVYVLLYLVPASVY; translated from the coding sequence ATGCAACAGACGGTCAAGCGGAACGTCCCGGCGGTGACCGCCGTCTTCTCCATCGTCTCGCTGGCGCTCGTCTTCGGCGCTGCACGGCAGCTCATCCCGAAGGCGCTGCTACCGGCGGCTCCGGAGTGGGTGCTCTCGGCCATCCCGCACGTGAACGCGGCCATCAGCGTCGTCGCGGTCGTCGTCATCCTCGCGGGACTGCGCGCCATCAAGCAGGGCCAGTACGACCGCCACCGGAAGCTGATGCTCTCGGCGACGGTCCTGTTCGTCGCGTTCCTCGCGCTCTACCTCTACAAGGTGGCGCTGAAGGGCCCGAACACGTTCCCGGGCTCGGGCGTCGCGGAGCTGGCGTACCTCGCCATCCTGGCGATCCACATGATACTCGCCATCGCGTGTATCCCGTTGCTGTACTACGTCCTCCTCCTCGCGGTGACCCGACCGATGAGCGAGCTCTCCGAGACGGCGCACCCGAAGGTCGGGCGGATCGCCGCCCCGCTGTGGCTGATCTCGTTCGTCCTCGGCACGGTCGTCTACGTGCTGCTGTACCTGGTGCCGGCGAGCGTCTACTGA
- a CDS encoding plastocyanin/azurin family copper-binding protein produces the protein MHDDDDVPAKRRRGVLKATGTALLLGSLAGCSSDGGGDGTPTDTPTATPTATTEPPATTSEPEPSTESEPSTDDESGDGGQSRASAVIEVGPDGDFRFEPGTDEAVYVTPGTEVLFYWASDSHNIVVESAPDGAEWEGHEPVENEGFEYRHTFETLGEYRFHCEPHHSLGMRGEIVVNETGRPPETGTEQPGSDEPVTLGDDGTAEIRVGAGGDYVFEPGTERPVSVPPGTRVTFVWESDNHNVHMGTMPEDSTWTNEDGVVFNAGHERTHTFEATGRYEFVCQPHESLGEQGVLLVEATE, from the coding sequence ATGCACGACGACGACGACGTACCAGCGAAGCGACGGCGCGGAGTACTGAAAGCAACCGGCACGGCGCTCCTCCTCGGCTCGCTCGCGGGCTGTAGCTCGGACGGTGGCGGCGACGGGACGCCGACGGACACGCCGACCGCGACCCCGACTGCCACCACCGAGCCACCGGCGACGACGTCCGAACCCGAACCGTCGACCGAGTCCGAGCCGTCGACCGACGACGAAAGCGGTGACGGCGGCCAGTCGAGAGCGAGTGCGGTCATCGAGGTCGGGCCGGACGGCGACTTCCGTTTCGAGCCCGGGACCGACGAGGCCGTGTACGTCACGCCCGGGACCGAGGTCCTGTTCTACTGGGCCTCCGACAGCCACAACATCGTCGTCGAGAGCGCACCGGACGGTGCGGAGTGGGAGGGCCACGAGCCCGTCGAGAACGAGGGATTCGAGTACCGCCACACGTTCGAGACACTCGGCGAGTACCGGTTCCACTGCGAGCCACACCACTCCCTCGGCATGCGTGGCGAGATCGTCGTGAACGAGACGGGCCGGCCGCCGGAGACCGGAACCGAGCAGCCGGGCTCCGACGAGCCGGTCACCCTCGGCGACGACGGCACCGCGGAGATCCGCGTCGGTGCCGGCGGCGACTACGTCTTCGAGCCCGGCACCGAGCGCCCGGTGAGCGTCCCGCCCGGAACGCGGGTGACGTTCGTCTGGGAGTCGGACAACCACAACGTTCACATGGGGACGATGCCCGAGGACTCGACGTGGACGAACGAGGACGGGGTCGTGTTCAACGCCGGCCACGAACGAACGCACACCTTCGAGGCGACCGGCCGCTACGAGTTCGTCTGCCAGCCCCACGAGAGCCTCGGCGAGCAGGGTGTCCTCCTCGTCGAGGCGACTGAGTAA